A part of Desulfofundulus salinus genomic DNA contains:
- the flhB gene encoding flagellar biosynthesis protein FlhB, with the protein MAHGGGAQQKTEAPTPRRLQEARRRGQVPKSRDFAAAVVLMAAVILAYLLRGPAMENWQKELTWYFSNCLAFDLAPEHLPRVIYDVARGAIWMCTPFFLALTGAALAVHLVQTGFIFAPEVIKPNLERLNPVSGLSRMFSLRTLVELGKSIIKVTVVAGVSYLVVKAYLPELLLVFHRAPQALFGTVADVMLAVAAAAGGTFLLLAVIDLFYQRWEYMRSMRMTKQEVKDELKQTEGDPLIKGWQRRRQRQILLNRIRQEVPRATVVITNPTHLAVALRYDEKEMSAPRVVAKGAGDLARRIRELAAEHKVPIMHNPEVARTLYHQVEIGQEIPVELYQAVAQILALVYRLKKRPV; encoded by the coding sequence TTGGCCCACGGTGGGGGCGCCCAGCAGAAAACCGAAGCCCCAACCCCAAGGCGATTGCAGGAAGCCAGGCGCAGGGGCCAGGTGCCGAAGAGCAGGGACTTTGCCGCGGCAGTTGTGCTCATGGCGGCCGTCATCCTGGCCTACCTTTTAAGGGGTCCAGCCATGGAAAACTGGCAGAAAGAGCTCACCTGGTATTTCAGCAACTGCCTGGCCTTTGATCTGGCGCCCGAACACCTGCCCCGGGTAATTTACGATGTCGCCCGCGGGGCGATATGGATGTGCACGCCGTTTTTTCTGGCACTCACCGGTGCAGCCCTGGCAGTGCACCTGGTGCAAACGGGCTTCATCTTTGCTCCGGAGGTAATCAAACCGAACCTGGAGCGGCTCAACCCGGTAAGCGGCCTTTCCCGCATGTTCAGCCTGCGCACCCTGGTGGAGCTGGGTAAAAGCATTATCAAAGTCACGGTGGTGGCGGGGGTCAGTTACCTGGTGGTCAAAGCGTACCTGCCCGAGCTGCTGCTGGTTTTTCACCGTGCCCCCCAGGCGCTCTTCGGCACGGTGGCTGACGTCATGCTGGCGGTGGCCGCGGCCGCGGGCGGTACCTTCCTGCTCCTGGCGGTAATTGACCTCTTCTACCAGCGGTGGGAATATATGCGCAGCATGCGCATGACCAAACAGGAGGTAAAGGATGAACTTAAACAGACCGAAGGAGACCCGCTCATCAAAGGCTGGCAAAGGCGCCGCCAGCGGCAGATCCTGCTCAATCGCATCCGTCAGGAAGTGCCCCGGGCTACGGTGGTAATCACCAACCCCACCCACCTGGCGGTAGCCCTGCGCTACGACGAAAAGGAAATGTCCGCTCCCCGGGTGGTGGCCAAGGGAGCCGGGGACCTGGCCCGCCGCATCCGGGAACTGGCCGCCGAACATAAAGTACCAATCATGCATAATCCCGAAGTGGCCCGGACCCTTTACCACCAGGTGGAAATCGGGCAGGAAATCCCGGTGGAACTCTACCAGGCCGTGGCCCAGATCCTGGCCCTGGTCTACCGCCTGAAAAAACGGCCGGTGTAA